Within the Acinetobacter radioresistens DSM 6976 = NBRC 102413 = CIP 103788 genome, the region TTGACGGACAGTTTGATGAAGGAAAGTTTGCTAAACAGGCACAACTTGAACAGGTTAAAATGATTGAACTCAAACTTTCCCAAGGCGCCAAACCGGGTCATGGCGGTATTTTGCCAAAGCATAAAATTTCTGAAGAAATTGCCCTGATTCGGGGAGTAAGTCGTGATCGTGACTGCATCTCTCCTTCTACCCACTCTGCTTTTCGTACACCGATCCAGATGATGCACTTTCTGCAAAAATTACGTGATCTTTCTGGTGGTAAACCAGTAGGCTTTAAGCTCTGTATTGGGCATCCATGGCAATTTATGAGTATTGTAAAAGCTATGCTGGAAACCAAAATTGTACCGGATTTTATTGTAGTCGATGGCTCTGAGGGTGGTACAGGTGCAGCACCAATTGAATTTAGTGACTACATTGGTACACCTCTGCGTGAAGGCTTACGCTTTGTACATAATACCTTGGTGGGTACCGGTTTACGTGATCAGATCAAGATTGGAGCAGCGGGTAAAATCGTCAGTGCATTTGATATTGCCAGTACATTTGCACTGGGCGCAGACTGGGTGAATTCAGGTCGGGGGTTCATGTTTGCAATTGGCTGTATACAGGCACAAAGCTGCCATACCAATCAGTGCCCGGTTGGGGTAGCTACACAGGACCGTGACCGACAAAAAGCTTTACATGTGCCCACCAAAGCTGAACGGGTTTTTAATTTCCATAAAAACACTTTGCATGCCCTGGCAGATATGATAGCAGCAGCAGGCTTGCGTCATCCTTCGGAACTTGATGCACACCATCTGACACAACGGATTAATGACCGGGAAATTAAAAATTATGCCCAGTTGCATTATTTTATGGAGGAAAATGCCCTTATTAATAACCAGCTTCAGGATAAAGAAAATTTTTATTACCGCATGTGGCAAATGGCCAGTGCTCAAAAATTCTGAACTGTAAAAAGCTGAGTACATACATTCTTCACTTGGCTAACTTGATCACCATAAAACTCTATCTGAGGAAAATACGATGAGTAACTTGCGCTGTTATAAACAAATGCCTGTATGGTCTAATAAAACCCTTCCTCAGAATTTCCGCGAGAAACATAATACTCAAGAAGGGACTTGGGCTAAATTGACAATATTGCAGGGCGAACTGGTATTTGCCATGCTATCAGAAAATGGTGAAATAATTTCTGAAGAAACTTTTAATGCTAGTCATCAACCTTCCTTAGTCTCACCTCAAGCATGGCACAAAATTGTCTCTACCAGTTCCGATATTGCCTGCCAACTTGAATTTTTCTGTGAACCTGAGCGTTACTTTGAAAAGAAATATGGACTAGTACCAACGCATTCCGAAATACGTATGGCGAGTAAAATTCTGCACAGTGCAGGTACCGCACTTGATCTTGGTTGTGGTAGTGGTCGCAATACACTTTTTCTCAGTGAAAAAGGTTTTGAGGTCGATGCATGGGATATTAATGAAGCTAGCATCAATAAGCTTAATGAAATTATTGGTGCAGAGAAAATTGATCATATTCACACTGAAATACGTGACCTGAACCAGAATCCCATTATTGAAAAACGCTATAACTTTATCTTTTCAACGGTTGTGCTGATGTTTTTACAGCCCACTACTATTCCCCGACTTATAGAAGAAATGCAAAAAGCAACTCTGCCTGAAGGTTATAATCTGATTGTTGCGGCTATGGATACACCAGACTATCCATGTAATGTTGATTTCCCCTTCACCTTTAAAGAAGGAGAGCTCATTCGTTATTATACAGGTTGGAATATCTTACAATATAATGAAGATGTTGGTGAACTGCATCGGCTCGATGAGCATGGTCGCCGGATAAAATTGCGTTTTGCTACATTACTGGCAAAAAAACAGGCTTGAATATAAAAGCATACTATTCACTAAAAACTACAAAGCCAGGTCATTACTCTGGCTTTTCCAGAAGATTATATGACAGTAAATTTTATTAGTGCTTAATGCCAGATCATGAGCTTATTTATTCATAATAGTATTTTGAAGGTCTGGCGTGTAGAAATGCCGGAATCAGCCCGGTAAGTGCAGCCCGAATATCAGCCCGCTCATTAATGAGTTGATGCGAACCCTCTTCAAGCATAAGCAGGGTCTGTAACCGGAATTTTCGCCGGATAAATTCAATGTTATAACGCCAGTCTACCGTCTGGTCCAGTGCTCCCTGAGCAAGCCAGACTGGTATTCGGCAAGCTGGTCTCTGCTCCATTTCCTGCATCCACCGCGACATCGCCAGAATCCAGTCCATACCCATCATACGGGGCTGTAAGGGATCTTTTAAGCGAATAAAGCGCAGAAATTCCGGATTATGGTTATTACGCCGGAAATGTCGAGGCACTTGCCGCTTGATACGCCGGATAATACCGAGGCCAACCGGGTTATGCCACCATGCTGTTTTTGCAGGTCGAATGAGTGGAGATAAAAGCAAAATACGATCAACAATCGGATTACGGCGCTGCTCAGCATATTCGAGCAAATGATGCATCCAGATTGCGCCTCCTGTACTCTGCCCAATACCTAACCATGGTTGCGGCAACTGGTCAGCCTGACGAACATACTGATATACGGCCAGTAAAACTTGCTGATAATGATCAAAATTCTGGATATTGGCCGGCGAACCGTCACTTAAGCCATGCCCTGGCAAGTCATATGTTATTACGCTGAAGCCCTGTTCAAGTATTTCACGGATGATTGGCTGGTAAATGCCACTGTGTTCAAGATAACCATGCAGCAAACAGACCGTACCTTTAATTTCAGCAACTCTCGGTTTAAAAACCTGTACATGTAATCGAAAAAGTGGCATGGGAACATAACCCTGCCATTGGTCACAGTCCAGCAGATTTAAGCCATAAAGTTTGCGATAAGCTAAAATATCAACTGAGGGCTCATACGGGCGGTTCAGATTTAATGGTTCTAGAAGCTGTGAAGTAATTTCACGGCTAGGTATAGGCAAGTCAAGCTGGGTAAGTACATTCGGATTTAAAAACGGGATATCTGACATTAAGGTACCTCCCGGCAGCCACTTGAGCCAAATAGGATATCGCGAATTGTGGCCAGCATTTCGTAATTGGCACGGCGACTGTGATCATAATTCTGCCGGCTTGGACGCCAGTCTGTTAATTTTGAAGGCATAGGTGCTTCAACCGGTATGGTTTCTATACCGTTTAGTGCAAATAAACGGCGTGTACGTGGCATATGATAAACATCCGTGATCAAGATTACTGTAGGTGCCCCACCTTTTTTCTGTAAAAGCAATGAACTGAACCGTGAATTCTCACAGGTATTCATACTGCGGTTTTCCAGTAATTTTGCTTCTACATTTCTTTCTTTTAGCCAAGCCTGCATATAAGGGGCTTCTACCCCGCTTAAAACAATGGGTAAATGGTATTGTTTTTCGACTTCCAGGGTTTTCTCGAGCCGCAAGCGGGTATATTTATTCACTACAATATCTTTCTGGTTATCAGCTAAAGTCAATCCGCCACCTAAAACAACAATTGCATAAGGTTTGCTGGAACTTGCCGGATAGACTGGTTCATTTTTTTCTTTTTGTATTTGGGCAATATCTTGATAAATTTCGCTTTCTACTGCCTCTTGCTGTTCAACCGGATGTGTCATCAGGAAATCTATATATTGCTCCATTAACACCTTATTCTCTGCGCTATTCAATTGCAGAAGCTCACGCATGTCTTCAACCGAATCGGAGACTGGCTGTTCTTGTTCCTGTCCTTTTTTATCAACAGATGGAACCAGTAATGGAATAACCGGTTGGTCGTCCTTATCGTTTTCTTCTTTTTCCTGTTCTTCAATAATAATTTTTTGCAATGCTTTATAACGGGCCTGTAGCGTAGGCAAATCCTGTGCATTCTGGTTTTGCATAGACTGCTCCATCAGTTTTAAATATGCCTGACGGGCAATCCAGAGATTTGAACCAGGCTCTAGTTCCTCATATTCGCTCAGGGCGGCCATTTCCTGACTTTTTGCTGCCACTTGATTGACTTCTACTGGCACAAAAGTATTAAGAGCCTTGACCACCAGCTGCGAATAAAAAGGAGTATAGATAAAAACCATCAGACAGCCGAGCAGTACAAATATGCCTGCGGCAAGCTGTACTAAACGCACCATCCAATGATACTGAGCCATAAACTGTTTATTCCGTATGTGAGCAAATCTGGGCTATTTCATTATAGAGTACCGGTTCCGGCTCGAGCATGATGTTAAATTTCTGATAAACATCGTGCTGTACCGCGCAGTATGTAGCTTTGATATCTTCTAATGACGCTTCAGCATAGTTGACCAGGACCAGTGCCTGTTTTTCAAACATGCCTACCTGACCCAGACGCTTACCCTTCCATCCTGCCTGCTCAATCAGCCAGCCGGCTGCAATCTTGGCCTGACCAGTCAACTGGGGGTAATGCGGTAGTCTCGGGAATCGCACTGCCAGTTTTTGATAAGCCTCATTACTAATCACAGGATTTTTAAAAAAACTGCCGGCATTAGGATATTGTGCCGGATCAGGTAACTTACTTTGTCGAATATGAATAACCTGCTGTTGCAGGTTTTCGGCACTCTGATCACCTGCCATAGCCAGTTTCAGATCGCCATAGTTCAGCTTGAGCTGCGGTGTTTTTAATAACCTGAATGTTACATGGGTAATAATGTAGCGATTTGGCTGATCTTTAAAAATACTGTGCCGGTATGAAAAACCGCAATCTTTAGCACAGATCGAGTCAAACTGGCCAGTTTCACGGTCATATACTTGTACCGATTCAATAAAATCCCCAGCTTCTACCCCATAAGCACCAATATTCTGTACAGGTGACGCGCCAACTCGTCCTGGAATTAAAGCCAGGTTCTGTAAGCCATACAAGCGTTTTGTGGTGGTATAGAGTACAAACTCATGCCAGACCTGACCGGCACCCACCCTCAGGCTGCGGCTTTGTTCATCTTCATCTAAATACTCAATACCTTGAATATCAATATGCATGACCAGTGCATTAATCTTTTCAGGTAGAAGCAGGTTACTGCCACCAGAAAGTACAAGAATATTCAGCTGATTCTGGATAGCATATTGAACCGCAGCCGGAATCTGCCGAGTCTGTTCAATGTGAATGTAATGGGAAGCGACACTGTTAAGCTTTAAACTGTTAAAAGGTTTAAGTTGAATATTATTTTGAATCTGAATCACATCTAAACCTTTTAAATTACTGACCAAACTGACTTTTAAATACATTTATCCAGGCACGACTGCTTGATTCACACTGATCCAGTACCCGCTCAAAACCATCAAGTCCGCCATAATAGGGATCGGGTAAAGCCTGCTTGGAATATTCAGGGTCATGCTCACTCATCAGAGCAACTTTTGCACGCAGGCATGTTTCGCCATATTCAAGACCAGCTTGATGCATTACTGCTTGTATATCTTCAAGATTCTGATGATCCATTGTCAGAATCAAGTCAAAATCAAGAAAATCCTGAGTCTTTAACTGACGAGCTCTTAACGTTGAGAGATCATAACCACGTTTTTTAGCATGCTTCTGACTCCGTTGGTCAGGTGCTTTACCTGGATGATAATTACTGGTGCCAGCTGAATCAACGATTACATTTAACTGATGCTCGTCACAATAATGCCTCAGGACAATTTCCGCTGTGGGAGAGCAGCAAATATTTCCTAAACAGACACACAACACCTTATACGGCGCTTTGGACGACATAACGACCTCAAGTACAGCTTTCTTTTGAAGAGTCTTATGTTAAGTTATTTACAGGATGAATCCTATAGAACTGTAAAACAATAATGTTCAATTTTTTAAAGAATTAAGGAAAACGTATGGGCCAATTTCAGTTTCAAACCGTTCCCAATATTATTGCTGGGCTAGGCTCAATTGAGAGACTCAAGCAAATCTTGATAGAGCAGAAGTCCAAAAAACTGTTATTGGTTACCGATCCGGGAATGCTGGCTCAGCAGCTTCATCAACCTGTTTTAGATATTTTACATAGCATTGGACTTGAATATAGTATTTATGCTGATGTACAGGCTGATCCACCAGAAGACGTAGTCCTGGCAGCCGCCCGTTTTGCCCGAGAAGAAAAAGCAGACATTATTTTAGGCTTTGGTGGCGGCAGCTCTATGGACGTTGCCAAGATTATTGCCCTGCTTGCGCATCCTGAACAACAGCAAAAGCTCCAGGAGATGTATGGTGTAAATCAGGTCCAAGGCGCACGACTGAAATTAATTTTAATTCCCACCACTGCTGGTACCGGCTCCGAAGTCACGCCTATTTCGATAGTAACCACTGGGGAAACAACAAAAAGTGGAATAGTATCACCTGTGCTTTTTGCAGATACTACTATACTCGATGCAAATTTCACCCGAAATTTACCGCGTCATATTACTGCAGCGACCGGTATTGATGCGATGGTACATGCTGTCGAAGCCTATACATCTAAAATTAAAAAAAATTTCTATGCGGATTTACTCGCAGTTAAAGCGCTCCAGATTCTTTATACAAATTTAAGACCGGTACTTGAAGATGGCCAAAATATGGAAGCCCGGCAGAATATGCTGGTCGGTTCAATGCTTGCCGGGCAGGCCTTTGCCAACTCACCAGTGGGTGCGGTACATGCCTTGGCTTATCCGCTTGGTGGACACTTCCATATTTCACATGGGCATAGCAATGCTCTGGTTTTTACTGAAGTCTTAAAATTTAACCTGACTTATGCCAAGCAGCACTATGCTGAATTGATGTTACATATTGAACCTAAAAGTAGTGGCTCAGTAGAAGGCCTCAGTGATCTGTTTATTGATCATATGCAAAATTATCTGGACATCACTGGTTTACCCTTGACTTTGCAATCACTCGCAATACCTGAGCAGGCTTTAGAACAGCTGGCACAAGATGCAGTATTACAAACCCGGCTATTACAGAATAACCCCCGTGAGCTGGGTTATGAAGATGCGCTCAATATATACCGAGCCATTTATTCATGAATAAGCCTGTAATTACCGAACGCAAGCATTTTAGATTTTTCTTGCCGATTCAGACTCGCTGGGCAGATAATGATATATACGGGCACGTCAATAACGTAACCTATTATAGCTATTTTGACACGGCGGCTAATTCGCTGCTGATTCAGAAAGCAGGGTTTAATATTCATCAATCCCCTGTAATTGGGCTGGTAGTTGATTCTGCTTGCAGCTTTTTTCAGGAACTGTCTTTTCCTGAAATAATTGAGGTTGGCGTAGCAATTGAACGGATTGGCCAATCTTCTTTAACATATCGTTTAGCGATTTTTAAACAGGGTCAGCAGCAAGCATCTGCACAAGGTCACTTTGTTCATGTGCTTGTAAATCGTGAAACACGAAAAAGCACTCCCATATCTCAACAGATGCGGGAGGATCTAGCCACTTATTGTTTATAAAACAATCATGATTTTAACTGGATATTTTGCAGCTCGGCATCAAAAAGATGAATTAAACTCTGAATTGCAGGCTCCTGCTGTAGTAATTCTTTTGCACGCTGGTACGCTTTTTCCTTGCGTACCGTTTGCATGATATATGGCGTGATCTGCTCAATTTCTTTGTATTCCACTTGAAACTGTGTATCAGGCCATTGCTCTTTCATGGCTTGCTCTAAAGCATGCTGGAGCTGAGACAGCATTCCTTCATATTGTTGTGGAATTTGAAAAACTGACAGGCCATTAATCGTGCCTGTCATCAGTCCATGCTGGGCCAGCTCTTGAACGGCAGGTGATAACTCGCTATTCCTAAACCAGTATTCCCATTTGTCTACAGTCCATTCATGCTCTAACTGCTGAGGTGTTAGTGTTAGAATATCCTGAGGCATCAAGTGACCAGAGTTTTCATATTGCTGAGCGCTAATACCAGCTTTTTCCAGCTTAGTATCAGACAATTCTTCATCAGAAAAACTATGAGATACCTGCTCAATCTTTCCCCCGGTTTTAAAGGACTCGGCTACAGGTAACTCAACAAATAAATCTTCCGCAGATATGGTAGGCGCTGTTTCACTCTGGCTAAGATCTTTTGGTATATCGGATTGGGTGTTTATTGCCAGTTCTGAAATGACTAGAGCATCAGGCTCAAGAAATT harbors:
- a CDS encoding FMN-binding glutamate synthase family protein, with protein sequence MASPAQTIRHKLLNTFFSRQSVWFLCILIALGITMLRLFYEPHYIYYFVSDTLLNSVWLITALLSLLGLYDVLQNRHSILKNYPIMGHFRYIFEDFRPEIRQYFIESDHDALPFSRVQRSLVYQRAKNENSDKPFGSILDVYQADYRFITHSLAPCSPADPATFRIQIGNEQCTQPYSASIFNISGMSFGSLSANAILALNQGAKMGNFYHDTGEGSISPYHLENGGDLVWQIASGYFGCRTLDGQFDEGKFAKQAQLEQVKMIELKLSQGAKPGHGGILPKHKISEEIALIRGVSRDRDCISPSTHSAFRTPIQMMHFLQKLRDLSGGKPVGFKLCIGHPWQFMSIVKAMLETKIVPDFIVVDGSEGGTGAAPIEFSDYIGTPLREGLRFVHNTLVGTGLRDQIKIGAAGKIVSAFDIASTFALGADWVNSGRGFMFAIGCIQAQSCHTNQCPVGVATQDRDRQKALHVPTKAERVFNFHKNTLHALADMIAAAGLRHPSELDAHHLTQRINDREIKNYAQLHYFMEENALINNQLQDKENFYYRMWQMASAQKF
- the tehB gene encoding SAM-dependent methyltransferase TehB, yielding MSNLRCYKQMPVWSNKTLPQNFREKHNTQEGTWAKLTILQGELVFAMLSENGEIISEETFNASHQPSLVSPQAWHKIVSTSSDIACQLEFFCEPERYFEKKYGLVPTHSEIRMASKILHSAGTALDLGCGSGRNTLFLSEKGFEVDAWDINEASINKLNEIIGAEKIDHIHTEIRDLNQNPIIEKRYNFIFSTVVLMFLQPTTIPRLIEEMQKATLPEGYNLIVAAMDTPDYPCNVDFPFTFKEGELIRYYTGWNILQYNEDVGELHRLDEHGRRIKLRFATLLAKKQA
- a CDS encoding alpha/beta hydrolase, which codes for MSDIPFLNPNVLTQLDLPIPSREITSQLLEPLNLNRPYEPSVDILAYRKLYGLNLLDCDQWQGYVPMPLFRLHVQVFKPRVAEIKGTVCLLHGYLEHSGIYQPIIREILEQGFSVITYDLPGHGLSDGSPANIQNFDHYQQVLLAVYQYVRQADQLPQPWLGIGQSTGGAIWMHHLLEYAEQRRNPIVDRILLLSPLIRPAKTAWWHNPVGLGIIRRIKRQVPRHFRRNNHNPEFLRFIRLKDPLQPRMMGMDWILAMSRWMQEMEQRPACRIPVWLAQGALDQTVDWRYNIEFIRRKFRLQTLLMLEEGSHQLINERADIRAALTGLIPAFLHARPSKYYYE
- a CDS encoding YdcF family protein — protein: MAQYHWMVRLVQLAAGIFVLLGCLMVFIYTPFYSQLVVKALNTFVPVEVNQVAAKSQEMAALSEYEELEPGSNLWIARQAYLKLMEQSMQNQNAQDLPTLQARYKALQKIIIEEQEKEENDKDDQPVIPLLVPSVDKKGQEQEQPVSDSVEDMRELLQLNSAENKVLMEQYIDFLMTHPVEQQEAVESEIYQDIAQIQKEKNEPVYPASSSKPYAIVVLGGGLTLADNQKDIVVNKYTRLRLEKTLEVEKQYHLPIVLSGVEAPYMQAWLKERNVEAKLLENRSMNTCENSRFSSLLLQKKGGAPTVILITDVYHMPRTRRLFALNGIETIPVEAPMPSKLTDWRPSRQNYDHSRRANYEMLATIRDILFGSSGCREVP
- the murB gene encoding UDP-N-acetylmuramate dehydrogenase; this translates as MYLKVSLVSNLKGLDVIQIQNNIQLKPFNSLKLNSVASHYIHIEQTRQIPAAVQYAIQNQLNILVLSGGSNLLLPEKINALVMHIDIQGIEYLDEDEQSRSLRVGAGQVWHEFVLYTTTKRLYGLQNLALIPGRVGASPVQNIGAYGVEAGDFIESVQVYDRETGQFDSICAKDCGFSYRHSIFKDQPNRYIITHVTFRLLKTPQLKLNYGDLKLAMAGDQSAENLQQQVIHIRQSKLPDPAQYPNAGSFFKNPVISNEAYQKLAVRFPRLPHYPQLTGQAKIAAGWLIEQAGWKGKRLGQVGMFEKQALVLVNYAEASLEDIKATYCAVQHDVYQKFNIMLEPEPVLYNEIAQICSHTE
- a CDS encoding low molecular weight protein-tyrosine-phosphatase, giving the protein MSSKAPYKVLCVCLGNICCSPTAEIVLRHYCDEHQLNVIVDSAGTSNYHPGKAPDQRSQKHAKKRGYDLSTLRARQLKTQDFLDFDLILTMDHQNLEDIQAVMHQAGLEYGETCLRAKVALMSEHDPEYSKQALPDPYYGGLDGFERVLDQCESSSRAWINVFKSQFGQ
- a CDS encoding iron-containing alcohol dehydrogenase translates to MGQFQFQTVPNIIAGLGSIERLKQILIEQKSKKLLLVTDPGMLAQQLHQPVLDILHSIGLEYSIYADVQADPPEDVVLAAARFAREEKADIILGFGGGSSMDVAKIIALLAHPEQQQKLQEMYGVNQVQGARLKLILIPTTAGTGSEVTPISIVTTGETTKSGIVSPVLFADTTILDANFTRNLPRHITAATGIDAMVHAVEAYTSKIKKNFYADLLAVKALQILYTNLRPVLEDGQNMEARQNMLVGSMLAGQAFANSPVGAVHALAYPLGGHFHISHGHSNALVFTEVLKFNLTYAKQHYAELMLHIEPKSSGSVEGLSDLFIDHMQNYLDITGLPLTLQSLAIPEQALEQLAQDAVLQTRLLQNNPRELGYEDALNIYRAIYS
- a CDS encoding acyl-CoA thioesterase, whose protein sequence is MNKPVITERKHFRFFLPIQTRWADNDIYGHVNNVTYYSYFDTAANSLLIQKAGFNIHQSPVIGLVVDSACSFFQELSFPEIIEVGVAIERIGQSSLTYRLAIFKQGQQQASAQGHFVHVLVNRETRKSTPISQQMREDLATYCL